A part of Polynucleobacter sp. MG-Unter2-18 genomic DNA contains:
- the phoR gene encoding phosphate regulon sensor histidine kinase PhoR, translating to MLSVISRFIVLICLAFLAAYIASSNLGSFSGVAAAVSVLSIPLIYSYINLARLRKFTLSDSLESMPLPSGYWEEIFFRLQRLVRNLKQQIISIEKQHHRFIEAFQASPNGIVMLDSEDHIEWCNAIAERFFGLSFKRDALQRINFLIRRPEFIQYLYKRDFEDPLFMERMGSNANLSLMLQIFPFGDQRHLLLVQDVTDLQKADAMRRDFVANVSHEMRTPITVLMGFLETMQSLDLDRAQQSQYFDMMMSQAQRMKSLVEDLLTLANLEANTLPAPLQEMSITTLMALVKNDAEALSQGHHALSFEISNPNNLMGEEREILSAFGNLVSNAIRYTPETASVKVRWSVNERGEGEFSVADTGPGIASEHLSRLTERFYRVDRSRSRDTGGTGLGLAIVKHIANRHQAQLIITSAPGQGSTFTLRFPKERISE from the coding sequence ATGTTATCTGTTATTTCTCGCTTTATTGTGCTGATTTGCCTGGCTTTTCTTGCGGCATACATAGCATCTTCCAATTTAGGCTCCTTTTCGGGGGTTGCGGCTGCAGTATCCGTTCTATCAATCCCCCTGATTTATTCCTACATCAATTTAGCTCGTTTAAGAAAATTTACCTTATCCGACTCACTCGAATCGATGCCTTTGCCAAGTGGCTACTGGGAGGAAATCTTTTTTCGCCTGCAGCGCTTAGTTCGCAATCTCAAGCAGCAAATAATCTCTATCGAAAAACAGCACCATCGTTTCATTGAGGCTTTTCAGGCCTCTCCTAATGGCATTGTGATGCTTGATAGCGAAGATCATATTGAGTGGTGTAATGCCATTGCTGAGCGTTTCTTTGGCTTGAGTTTTAAGCGTGATGCGCTCCAGAGGATTAATTTTCTGATACGACGCCCAGAATTTATTCAATATTTATATAAGAGGGACTTTGAGGATCCATTGTTTATGGAGAGAATGGGGTCAAACGCTAATCTGAGTTTGATGTTGCAAATTTTCCCATTCGGTGATCAACGACATCTCTTGCTTGTACAGGACGTAACTGACCTTCAGAAAGCTGACGCAATGCGACGTGATTTTGTGGCTAACGTGTCACATGAAATGAGAACGCCAATCACTGTTTTGATGGGTTTTTTAGAGACCATGCAATCGCTTGACCTAGATAGAGCCCAGCAAAGCCAATATTTTGATATGATGATGTCTCAGGCTCAGCGAATGAAGAGTTTGGTGGAAGACTTACTGACTCTGGCCAACCTAGAGGCCAACACCTTGCCCGCCCCATTGCAAGAAATGAGTATTACTACTCTGATGGCACTTGTAAAGAATGATGCAGAGGCTCTCTCTCAAGGCCATCATGCCCTTAGCTTTGAGATCTCAAATCCAAATAATTTAATGGGTGAGGAGCGGGAAATTCTTTCTGCATTTGGTAATCTGGTTTCTAATGCTATTCGATACACACCAGAAACTGCTTCAGTTAAGGTGCGTTGGAGCGTAAATGAACGTGGGGAAGGTGAGTTTTCAGTTGCCGACACGGGGCCGGGCATTGCATCCGAGCATCTTTCAAGGCTGACTGAGCGCTTTTATCGCGTGGATAGAAGTCGTTCTAGAGATACTGGAGGCACTGGTTTGGGATTGGCGATTGTGAAGCACATTGCCAACCGCCATCAAGCCCAACTCATTATTACTAGCGCCCCCGGACAGGGCAGTACCTTTACTCTTCGATTTCCTAAGGAGCGTATTTCAGAATAA
- a CDS encoding CorA family divalent cation transporter, with product MTLIPTLPFPINGVVFAWAMTTDGKNYEIPLFDIADALNNSDLSVWLHLNLSNSQVQRWLKNTPLIPDRVVEMIDEGVTRSRLERIEKLDDCLLMVMNDFEQEFGDDLSNGELGTLWAILTPRLMISLRNIPLRTTDRLRSDLRSGLLNPNSAIELFHELIDLRAEYLRTLLNNLSETMDDLEELLLKGKELPEHEFLGRIRIQCSRLRRQFSPELIALHRLQKRLPYWFSEDDKFRLNDDLDLLSFLVQEISNLYDRAKVLQDEQAAHVAEFNARNLQVLSVMTVIFLPMTLLTGIMGMNMEDLPGLKESFYFVMVLMAIAGATVYTVLRVRKII from the coding sequence TTGACTTTAATTCCTACTCTTCCCTTCCCCATTAATGGTGTTGTTTTTGCTTGGGCAATGACAACGGATGGCAAGAATTATGAAATTCCCTTATTTGATATTGCAGATGCCTTAAACAATTCAGATTTATCAGTTTGGTTGCATCTCAACCTATCTAACTCTCAAGTACAGCGCTGGCTTAAAAATACCCCCCTCATTCCGGATCGGGTTGTGGAGATGATCGATGAGGGCGTAACTCGTAGTCGCTTAGAGAGGATTGAAAAGTTAGATGACTGCCTATTAATGGTGATGAATGATTTTGAGCAAGAGTTTGGGGATGACCTTAGTAATGGTGAATTAGGCACCCTTTGGGCCATCCTTACCCCACGACTCATGATCTCCTTGAGAAATATCCCGCTGAGAACGACCGATCGCTTACGATCTGATTTGCGGTCCGGCCTACTCAATCCGAACTCCGCAATCGAACTCTTTCATGAGTTGATTGATTTACGCGCAGAATACTTGCGCACGCTCCTCAATAATTTATCCGAAACGATGGATGACTTGGAGGAGCTTCTGCTCAAAGGAAAAGAGCTTCCTGAGCATGAGTTTTTGGGTAGGATTCGAATCCAATGTAGCCGCCTGAGGCGTCAATTTTCTCCCGAACTGATTGCCTTACATCGCCTACAAAAACGTCTTCCTTACTGGTTCTCTGAGGACGATAAGTTCCGCCTAAATGACGACTTAGACTTACTCTCATTCTTGGTGCAAGAGATTTCTAATCTATATGATCGCGCTAAAGTATTGCAGGATGAGCAAGCTGCTCACGTTGCAGAATTTAATGCAAGAAATCTGCAAGTTTTATCTGTGATGACCGTCATTTTCTTACCGATGACACTGCTAACCGGCATTATGGGTATGAATATGGAGGACCTGCCAGGCCTCAAAGAATCTTTTTATTTCGTCATGGTTCTCATGGCAATTGCCGGTGCTACTGTATACACCGTCCTTAGGGTCAGAAAAATCATCTAA
- a CDS encoding arsenate reductase ArsC, translated as MEKNYNILFLCNENSARSIIAEALTTTLSHGRFTGYSAGAKPSGTVHEIAFEMAKSMGFPIQLLRSKSWDEFSREGAPKMDFIITLCDTAIAEECPIWPGHPSTAHWGFPNPADSKVGDDEKISQAFKRVEMGLRNRIELLIDLPIETLNRLQIQDQLHSIHYSS; from the coding sequence ATGGAAAAAAATTACAACATTCTCTTTCTTTGCAATGAAAACTCTGCGCGATCGATTATTGCGGAGGCGCTGACCACTACACTAAGTCACGGTCGCTTTACGGGATATTCTGCAGGCGCCAAGCCTAGTGGCACAGTTCACGAAATTGCTTTTGAGATGGCTAAGTCCATGGGATTTCCCATTCAGCTTCTGAGAAGCAAAAGTTGGGATGAGTTTAGTCGCGAAGGCGCTCCCAAGATGGATTTTATTATTACCTTGTGTGACACTGCCATCGCTGAGGAGTGCCCGATTTGGCCGGGGCATCCCTCAACAGCCCACTGGGGATTCCCTAATCCAGCTGATTCTAAAGTTGGCGATGATGAAAAAATATCTCAGGCATTTAAGCGGGTAGAGATGGGTTTGCGGAACCGAATTGAGTTGCTGATTGACTTGCCAATTGAAACTTTGAATAGACTGCAAATACAAGACCAACTTCATAGCATTCATTACAGTAGTTAA
- a CDS encoding alkaline phosphatase: protein MPLIKIAYPILFIILLLQAIWVEAAAIYPINKASILAGSSFDIKIEFDQEHKFEDLDIQLNNSPLKAQIKSQPVFISNESGKGSSLIYRDVQLTKPGQYSLIAKSGQESIQVNWDVYASGPRKVKNVIFFVGDGMTIANRTSARVLSKGIDEGKYQGKLSFDDMPNMALIGTSGSDSLITDSANSMSAYTTGHKTAVNAMGVYVSRATDNLSHPKVETISELIKRKTKMSVGIVSDAELQDATPGAMVAHTRRRADKPYIADQLFASGAEVILGGGSAYFYPQSTKGSKRKDDKNLVAQFEASGYSIALNKQELLAAGNAKETKKLFGVFHPDNMDGSLDRFFLKKNTVAQYPDQPDLTEMTQAAINVLSKNPNGFFLMVEAALIDKFNHPLDWERAAFDTIMLSNAVQIAKDFAKKNPDTLIIVTPDHTHSGSISGVVNDAKPGPLRDKVGVYAEAGYPNYPKANVAGYPSQIDVSKRLAFFYGNYPDHYETLHPKLDGTFKPAVKDGSGKYIANPKYIQLQEDAIHMTGNLPLHQEMGVHTADDAVLNAMGPGSEKFRGFMDNTEVFKVMVETLGLGYTKR from the coding sequence ATGCCTTTAATCAAAATTGCCTATCCAATTTTATTTATAATTCTTCTTCTGCAGGCAATTTGGGTTGAGGCTGCGGCTATCTATCCCATTAACAAGGCTTCTATTCTTGCAGGCTCATCATTTGATATCAAGATTGAATTTGATCAAGAGCACAAATTTGAGGACTTGGATATTCAGCTTAATAATTCACCCCTCAAAGCGCAGATCAAGTCACAGCCAGTATTTATTTCAAATGAATCAGGAAAAGGAAGCTCTCTGATTTATCGAGATGTTCAACTTACTAAGCCCGGTCAATACTCGCTCATTGCCAAGAGTGGTCAGGAGAGTATTCAGGTGAACTGGGATGTCTATGCAAGTGGTCCCCGAAAAGTAAAGAATGTCATCTTTTTTGTTGGTGATGGAATGACGATTGCAAATCGTACTTCAGCTCGTGTTTTATCTAAAGGCATTGATGAGGGTAAATATCAGGGTAAGCTGTCATTTGATGACATGCCCAATATGGCGCTCATCGGAACTTCTGGATCTGATTCTCTCATTACCGACTCTGCAAACTCGATGAGTGCTTATACAACGGGTCATAAGACTGCGGTGAATGCCATGGGGGTGTATGTTTCACGAGCCACGGATAACTTATCCCACCCTAAAGTAGAAACTATTTCTGAATTAATTAAGCGCAAAACTAAAATGTCAGTTGGCATTGTCTCGGATGCTGAATTACAAGATGCGACTCCAGGTGCGATGGTTGCTCACACCAGAAGACGTGCAGATAAGCCCTATATTGCTGATCAACTCTTTGCTAGTGGGGCTGAGGTCATTTTAGGTGGAGGCTCCGCATACTTTTACCCGCAGTCTACTAAAGGGTCCAAGCGCAAGGATGATAAAAATCTTGTAGCCCAATTTGAAGCTTCAGGATATTCCATCGCCTTAAACAAACAAGAGTTATTGGCAGCTGGCAATGCTAAGGAAACTAAAAAGCTGTTTGGTGTATTTCATCCAGATAATATGGATGGGTCTTTAGACCGATTTTTCTTAAAGAAAAATACGGTTGCGCAATATCCTGATCAGCCTGATTTAACAGAGATGACGCAAGCAGCCATCAATGTCTTATCCAAAAATCCTAACGGCTTTTTCTTGATGGTTGAAGCTGCTTTGATTGACAAGTTTAACCATCCACTGGACTGGGAGCGAGCTGCTTTTGACACCATTATGTTGAGTAATGCTGTACAAATTGCAAAAGATTTTGCAAAGAAAAACCCAGATACTTTGATCATTGTGACCCCTGACCATACCCATAGCGGCTCGATCAGTGGCGTTGTGAATGACGCTAAGCCAGGACCCCTAAGAGACAAGGTTGGCGTATATGCAGAGGCTGGCTATCCAAACTATCCCAAAGCCAATGTGGCGGGTTATCCAAGTCAGATTGATGTAAGTAAACGTTTGGCCTTCTTTTACGGAAACTACCCCGACCACTATGAAACGCTTCACCCAAAACTCGATGGCACATTTAAGCCAGCAGTAAAAGATGGGTCCGGAAAGTATATTGCCAATCCCAAATATATTCAGCTACAAGAAGATGCTATTCATATGACTGGCAACCTGCCTTTACACCAAGAGATGGGTGTTCACACGGCTGATGATGCAGTGCTAAATGCCATGGGCCCCGGATCGGAAAAGTTCCGTGGATTCATGGACAACACTGAGGTATTCAAGGTCATGGTCGAAACTCTTGGTTTGGGTTATACCAAGCGTTAG
- a CDS encoding alpha/beta fold hydrolase codes for MKRKLYDSLVDLRLTVSKVLGFTQEIQQITPITTMDGLGFAQDTSHKPLDVIELPPKEGPTSPNPLFKPKIDLAPLETRYFDIADEGGNRKLAYSISGNINAEKILLCLPGLLETKESFTVLHAHFLRFEDCKVVSVDFPGRGDSESIALSQNYTMSLYLSDIKSLIKMLLINHSSSPQFTILGTSMGGVLAMYLTQSLGKRISEIILNDIALTVNWTALYSLYKSMKNEVGFKEVKQLAKDLRVDERAFADVQLPGHFDLSYKADVWGMNFHEAMEGYKGKVALIYGADSKICTRQRVRSAKTAIPGLITLEIEDAGHPVPFTPQVCEFIQLQMRLK; via the coding sequence ATGAAAAGAAAGTTATACGATTCACTGGTAGATTTAAGACTGACAGTTTCTAAAGTCCTGGGGTTCACTCAAGAGATCCAACAGATCACCCCAATCACCACGATGGATGGGTTAGGGTTTGCTCAGGATACCTCTCATAAACCTTTAGATGTCATTGAGCTACCGCCTAAAGAGGGGCCTACTAGTCCTAATCCACTTTTCAAGCCAAAGATAGACCTTGCTCCGCTAGAGACTCGGTACTTTGATATTGCGGATGAGGGTGGCAATAGAAAGCTTGCTTACAGCATTTCTGGGAATATAAATGCAGAAAAAATATTGCTTTGCTTGCCTGGTCTATTGGAGACCAAAGAATCCTTCACTGTTTTGCATGCGCATTTTTTAAGATTTGAAGATTGCAAAGTAGTCAGCGTTGATTTTCCTGGAAGAGGGGATTCTGAGTCCATTGCATTGTCTCAAAACTACACTATGTCTCTCTATTTATCGGACATCAAAAGCCTCATCAAGATGCTTTTAATTAATCATTCATCGAGTCCCCAATTTACTATTTTGGGGACAAGTATGGGTGGTGTGTTAGCGATGTACTTAACACAGTCACTAGGAAAAAGAATTTCCGAAATCATTCTGAATGACATTGCCTTAACTGTGAATTGGACTGCCCTCTATTCTTTATATAAATCCATGAAAAATGAAGTTGGTTTTAAAGAGGTCAAACAATTGGCAAAAGATTTGAGGGTGGACGAGAGAGCATTCGCAGATGTTCAATTACCCGGTCACTTTGATTTAAGTTACAAAGCTGATGTGTGGGGGATGAACTTTCATGAGGCTATGGAGGGCTACAAAGGGAAGGTGGCGCTTATTTATGGTGCCGACTCAAAGATATGTACGCGCCAACGTGTACGCTCAGCGAAGACTGCAATACCTGGGTTAATTACTTTGGAGATCGAGGATGCAGGGCATCCAGTTCCTTTTACACCCCAGGTTTGCGAGTTCATCCAACTACAGATGAGGCTTAAATAA
- a CDS encoding GDCCVxC domain-containing (seleno)protein — MISPVNSLHTTITCPHCRGQETLEISVGYSQHLYRCPSCSTILRSRSGDCCIFCSFGSQDCSSAEQNLAA, encoded by the coding sequence ATGATCAGCCCTGTGAATTCACTGCATACAACTATCACCTGCCCCCACTGCCGCGGACAAGAAACCCTTGAGATCTCTGTAGGCTACTCCCAGCATTTATATCGCTGCCCAAGTTGCAGTACCATTCTGAGGTCTAGATCAGGAGATTGCTGTATTTTCTGCAGCTTCGGAAGCCAAGATTGCTCTAGTGCGGAGCAAAATTTAGCTGCTTGA
- the ppx gene encoding exopolyphosphatase, which translates to MNATELVAAVDLGSNSFRMLVAQVVKTPSGTQLRPIDTLRESVRLAAGLTDNKLLGNDAYQRGITAIRRFGERIRGFDPANVRAVATNTLRVAKNAPHFIREAEEALGFPIEVIAGVEEARLIYIGAAHEVPAVQGNRLVVDIGGGSTELIIGKGYEPRLMESLYIGCVSHSLRFFPKGNIDSHAFKEAELAARREIQVISEAYLKAGWKQVIGSSGTARALAELIAENNFNGPVDGSDGLITRDGLRAMKKHLLKYDHINQVELQGLKDDRRSVWPGGLAIMIAVFDELGIESMEVTDAALRIGVLYDLLGRSQHEDMRFVTVEQFMQRYAVDREQAKRVGNLAAEFLAQLPKPDEESRADNIALLQWAANLHEIGLSISHNGYHKHSAYIAGNADMPGFSKNDQARLAALLIGHTGKLGKLANNASFSDWRMLFCMRLAQVLCRGRSDINLPKVKVSEHNGDYLVSLSKDWAREHPLTEFSLQKEAAEWERIGRPYNISLK; encoded by the coding sequence ATGAATGCTACTGAGCTTGTCGCTGCTGTCGACCTTGGCTCCAATAGTTTCCGTATGTTAGTGGCCCAAGTCGTCAAGACGCCCTCGGGCACTCAGCTTCGCCCAATTGATACTCTGCGCGAGTCTGTCCGCCTTGCTGCTGGATTAACGGATAACAAGTTATTGGGCAATGATGCCTATCAGCGTGGTATTACAGCAATTCGGCGTTTTGGTGAGCGTATTCGGGGTTTTGATCCAGCTAATGTGCGCGCTGTTGCCACCAATACCCTGCGTGTAGCTAAAAATGCACCTCACTTTATCCGGGAAGCTGAGGAAGCTTTAGGTTTCCCCATTGAGGTGATTGCAGGAGTTGAAGAGGCGCGTTTGATCTATATTGGCGCTGCTCATGAAGTGCCGGCAGTGCAGGGTAATCGCTTGGTAGTGGATATTGGTGGAGGCTCCACCGAACTGATTATTGGCAAAGGTTATGAGCCCAGGTTAATGGAAAGCCTATATATCGGCTGCGTTTCTCATAGCCTAAGATTCTTTCCTAAGGGCAATATCGATTCTCATGCTTTTAAGGAAGCAGAACTAGCCGCAAGAAGAGAAATTCAAGTCATTTCCGAGGCTTATCTGAAGGCTGGCTGGAAGCAAGTGATTGGTTCTTCCGGAACTGCACGTGCTTTAGCCGAACTGATTGCCGAAAACAACTTCAATGGTCCGGTAGATGGCTCCGATGGTTTGATTACCCGCGATGGCTTAAGAGCCATGAAAAAGCATCTGCTGAAATATGACCACATCAATCAGGTAGAGCTTCAAGGCCTTAAAGATGATCGACGCTCAGTATGGCCTGGCGGTCTTGCCATCATGATTGCTGTATTTGATGAGCTTGGTATTGAGTCTATGGAGGTCACTGATGCTGCTTTGCGAATCGGTGTGCTTTATGACTTACTAGGCCGCTCGCAGCATGAGGACATGCGCTTTGTGACGGTTGAGCAATTTATGCAGCGCTATGCTGTAGATCGGGAGCAGGCTAAGCGTGTTGGTAATCTCGCTGCTGAGTTCTTAGCGCAATTACCGAAGCCAGATGAAGAGAGTCGGGCCGATAATATCGCACTACTGCAGTGGGCTGCCAATCTTCATGAAATCGGTTTATCGATATCGCATAACGGATATCACAAGCATTCTGCATACATTGCTGGTAATGCTGATATGCCCGGTTTCTCAAAAAATGATCAAGCTAGATTGGCCGCCTTACTGATTGGTCATACAGGTAAGTTAGGGAAGTTGGCGAATAACGCCTCGTTCTCTGATTGGCGTATGTTATTTTGCATGCGGCTTGCGCAAGTACTTTGCCGTGGGCGAAGCGACATCAATTTACCCAAAGTGAAAGTCTCTGAGCACAATGGAGACTACTTAGTCAGTCTTTCCAAGGACTGGGCTAGAGAACATCCATTGACTGAATTTAGTCTGCAAAAGGAAGCGGCCGAATGGGAACGCATCGGCCGACCTTACAACATTAGCTTGAAGTAA
- a CDS encoding GNAT family N-acetyltransferase, whose amino-acid sequence MSDIPNPLAAFDLFNSRFEAKPKKFKKSKTEAIKKLFSKKIAKKLFGKKFATKARAELRTIEPVVEKAIAKPKRPAFQITWACSASEIKEAQRLRYKVFAEEMGAKLPSNPENLDIDEFDAYCDHLLIRDQESLRVVGTYRVLPPHKALEIGRLYSDSEFDLSRLDHLRPKLVELGRSCVHEDFRSGAVIMALWSGLAQYMQKHDYEIMLGCASIPMGDGGHFAASLYNSLSNDQMAPVENHAFPRLPLPLERLNGGLAVEPPPLIKGYLKLGAKICSAPAWDPDFNTADVLTMLRLSDINPRYAKHFFGL is encoded by the coding sequence ATGTCTGATATTCCAAATCCTCTTGCTGCATTTGATCTCTTTAATTCGCGCTTTGAAGCAAAGCCAAAGAAGTTTAAAAAGAGTAAAACTGAGGCGATTAAAAAGCTTTTTTCTAAAAAAATTGCAAAGAAGCTATTTGGTAAAAAATTTGCCACTAAAGCCAGAGCTGAGCTCAGAACCATAGAGCCAGTTGTTGAGAAGGCAATCGCTAAGCCAAAGCGCCCTGCATTTCAAATTACTTGGGCTTGTAGCGCTAGTGAGATTAAAGAAGCACAGCGCCTGCGCTACAAGGTATTTGCAGAGGAAATGGGGGCTAAGCTTCCAAGTAATCCTGAAAACCTGGATATTGACGAATTCGATGCCTATTGCGATCATTTGCTGATACGTGATCAGGAGTCATTAAGAGTAGTCGGTACCTATCGCGTACTCCCTCCACACAAAGCGCTAGAGATTGGACGCCTCTACTCAGACTCCGAGTTTGATTTAAGCCGCTTGGATCACTTACGCCCTAAATTAGTTGAGCTTGGTAGATCTTGCGTGCACGAAGACTTTCGTTCTGGTGCGGTCATCATGGCTTTATGGAGCGGCTTAGCGCAATACATGCAAAAACACGATTATGAAATCATGCTCGGTTGCGCCAGTATCCCTATGGGTGATGGTGGTCACTTTGCAGCCAGTCTATACAACTCACTGAGCAATGATCAGATGGCGCCAGTTGAAAACCATGCCTTCCCTCGCCTACCTTTACCTCTCGAGCGACTCAATGGCGGCCTAGCAGTAGAACCTCCACCGTTGATTAAAGGTTACTTAAAGTTAGGCGCTAAGATTTGTAGCGCACCTGCCTGGGATCCAGATTTCAATACAGCAGATGTCTTGACTATGTTACGTCTATCAGATATCAATCCTAGATACGCTAAACACTTCTTCGGGCTGTAA
- a CDS encoding diacylglycerol kinase — translation MSAPYDIKQNPHKGNRGLTRAWHAAKNSWCGIVYAFQEESAFRQELFLFIVLSPIALFLPISPLEKCALIASLIMVLVVELLNSSVEAAIDRISFDHHDLSKRAKDFGSAAVMLALLIAALLWATICIPLVIN, via the coding sequence TTGTCAGCACCTTACGACATTAAGCAAAACCCCCATAAAGGGAATCGGGGACTCACCAGAGCATGGCATGCCGCCAAAAACTCATGGTGCGGCATAGTCTATGCATTTCAAGAGGAAAGTGCTTTTAGACAAGAGCTTTTCTTATTCATTGTGCTGAGCCCCATTGCCCTTTTCTTGCCAATTAGCCCTCTCGAGAAATGCGCTCTGATTGCATCGCTCATCATGGTTTTAGTGGTGGAGCTACTCAACTCCAGTGTTGAGGCGGCTATCGACAGAATTTCATTTGATCATCATGACTTATCAAAAAGAGCGAAAGATTTTGGCTCAGCTGCAGTCATGCTCGCCCTACTCATTGCCGCTTTATTGTGGGCAACGATTTGTATACCCCTTGTCATCAATTAG
- a CDS encoding glycosyltransferase family 1 protein, with translation MKIMIITDAWDPQVNGVVRTLKQTIAELIGMGHEIEMITPTGFKSIPCPTYPDIALSLFPGKEVARRIKAFAPDAMHIATEGPLGLSARSYAVKNNLPFSTAYHTRFPEYVKARTGIPLAITYAFIRWFHGPSMAVMAPTIVVKDDLEKYGVKNVVLWSRGVDLDIFKMQDSKVLNSAHPIFLYVGRVAVEKNINAFLEIDLPGSKWVVGDGPAMASIKEKYPNINYLGVLQQQELAKVYAAADVFVFPSKTDTFGLVILEAMACGTPVAAYPVTGPIDVLGNSTAGAMHEDLRVACMQALKIPRELARAHAEKFSWRAASEQFAKHLKPVPSTAVHSTALA, from the coding sequence ATGAAAATTATGATCATTACTGATGCATGGGATCCACAAGTCAATGGTGTTGTGAGAACGCTCAAACAAACTATAGCTGAACTTATCGGCATGGGTCATGAAATTGAAATGATTACCCCAACAGGTTTTAAGTCGATCCCCTGCCCTACCTATCCAGATATTGCCCTTTCCTTATTCCCCGGAAAAGAAGTAGCTCGCCGCATTAAAGCATTTGCGCCAGATGCAATGCATATTGCTACAGAGGGTCCATTAGGCTTATCAGCTCGCTCTTATGCCGTAAAGAATAACTTGCCATTCTCTACCGCTTATCACACCCGTTTTCCTGAGTACGTCAAAGCCCGCACCGGAATTCCTTTGGCCATTACCTATGCTTTTATTCGCTGGTTTCATGGCCCATCGATGGCTGTGATGGCGCCAACTATTGTTGTTAAAGACGATCTCGAGAAGTACGGTGTTAAAAATGTCGTACTGTGGTCTCGCGGTGTAGATTTAGATATCTTCAAAATGCAAGACTCCAAAGTCCTCAATAGCGCTCACCCCATCTTTTTATATGTTGGTCGAGTAGCAGTAGAGAAAAATATCAATGCCTTTTTGGAGATAGATCTACCAGGCTCCAAGTGGGTTGTTGGTGATGGACCTGCAATGGCCAGCATTAAAGAAAAATATCCTAACATCAATTATCTTGGCGTTTTACAGCAACAGGAGTTAGCCAAGGTATATGCTGCTGCCGATGTTTTTGTCTTCCCAAGTAAAACCGATACTTTTGGGCTAGTGATATTAGAGGCTATGGCTTGTGGCACGCCAGTAGCAGCCTATCCAGTGACCGGTCCAATTGATGTTTTAGGCAATTCTACTGCCGGCGCAATGCATGAAGATCTACGAGTGGCTTGTATGCAAGCTCTGAAGATTCCTCGTGAACTAGCCAGAGCACATGCTGAGAAGTTTTCTTGGAGAGCAGCTTCAGAGCAGTTTGCCAAACATCTAAAGCCCGTGCCCTCGACTGCAGTTCATTCCACCGCCCTTGCTTAA
- a CDS encoding UDP-2,3-diacylglucosamine diphosphatase, translating into MTHYRAIWISDIHLGTSGCQANYLLDFLKHNEADQFYLVGDIIDGWRLKQSFYWPQTHNDVVQKLLRKARKGAEVIYIPGNHDEAARQYFGMSFGDIKVQEEVIHTTLDGRKLWVTHGDLFDGVMQYAKWLAYVGDSLYSFILYINRYFNMMRVKMGLQYWSLSQYLKHQVKNAVSYIADFEHIMAREARLRNCDGVVCGHIHKAEIREIDGLLYCNDGDWVESLSALVETTTGELKIIYWTQIHGDPVEVPEITLQPEIAALIKEVSV; encoded by the coding sequence ATGACGCATTACAGAGCGATTTGGATTTCAGATATACACCTAGGAACATCAGGGTGTCAGGCAAACTACCTTCTCGATTTCTTAAAACATAATGAAGCTGACCAGTTTTACTTGGTAGGTGACATTATCGATGGTTGGCGCTTAAAGCAGTCCTTTTACTGGCCACAGACCCACAATGATGTGGTGCAAAAGTTATTACGTAAAGCCCGTAAGGGTGCCGAAGTGATTTACATCCCCGGCAACCATGACGAAGCAGCTCGGCAGTATTTTGGTATGTCCTTTGGAGATATCAAGGTGCAAGAAGAGGTCATACATACGACCTTAGATGGACGTAAGCTTTGGGTAACTCATGGTGATTTATTTGATGGCGTAATGCAATACGCTAAATGGCTTGCCTATGTTGGCGACTCACTGTATTCCTTTATTTTATACATCAATCGCTACTTCAATATGATGCGGGTCAAGATGGGGTTGCAATACTGGTCCCTCTCTCAATACCTCAAGCATCAAGTAAAAAATGCAGTCAGCTATATCGCCGACTTTGAGCACATCATGGCTAGAGAAGCCCGCTTAAGAAATTGTGATGGCGTCGTATGCGGTCATATTCATAAAGCAGAAATTCGTGAAATCGATGGACTTCTCTATTGCAACGATGGCGATTGGGTCGAAAGCCTATCTGCACTAGTTGAGACCACGACTGGTGAACTCAAAATTATTTACTGGACTCAGATTCACGGTGATCCAGTGGAAGTACCTGAAATTACTCTCCAACCCGAGATTGCAGCGCTAATTAAAGAGGTTTCCGTATGA